One Ranitomeya variabilis isolate aRanVar5 chromosome 4, aRanVar5.hap1, whole genome shotgun sequence genomic window, TTcacacattatacagtatagaCTATTGGCTGGTGATCATGTTTCCCTTTCGTTACATTTCCTATCGGACTGTGAAGTTGGCTTCTAAAGAACTATTGGGCATCTGGATCTTCTCTCTTGGGCTCTGTGTGCCTTACTTCATTTTCAAAGACACATACAATTGTCCAAACTCAACGAAATGTGTCTATGGTGTCCAACACAACAAGACGATCCAGTATCAGTCCATAGTAACCATTGCATTCGTCCTTGGTTTCATCGTACCTTTCCTGGTTATCATTTCATGTGTTATTATCACAGGATTCTTTTATCACAGGAAGAAACCCTCAAGATATACGACAAGCCTCAAACTAATTTTCTCCCTCCAAATAATTTATGGTCTTTGTTGGCTTCCATATCACGTCTTCTCCTTTCTGTCTTCCTTTGCGACCGAAGAAAGGATTTCAAATTCATCTATTGACAAGGGTCTAAATCTCACCATGGCCTTGTCCTCGCTGACGACTTTTATAAACCCTTTGCTGTACGCTTTTTTTAGTCCAGACTTTCAAAAAGCTTTTTCAATACAGTCAATGCTTAAAGAAAAATATGGAACGCAGAAATATCCAGCTGAAAAAATTATGAAACAAGTTAATGATAAGCAAGCAATATAACAGTCAGCTTATCTACTCCTCTTCTTCCTTAATCGAGAGAAACCAATGTGGAAAAATCCAGCACTTGATGGAGGTCTCACTATAAAATCCTGCTTTATTTCTACACTTTAGAAGTCTATCTCCGGGAACTGATTCACAGTCTATCTATATGTTTCGTATTGCTCCTTTCACAAGTTCTGATGGTGGATGCAGAATTTCCCCCTAAGGGAACATCCaaacgttcagcatttggtcagtgtttagtacatagaatcatagaatgttagagtaggaagggacctccagggtcatcgtgtcctgctgaatgcaggattcactaaaccatctcagacagatgtctgtccagcctctgtttgaagacttccattgaaggatatCTCACCACCTCTCATGTCAGCCTGTGCCACTCATTCCACACATCAGTCTTTggaaggagtgtgtgaaaaattcaGAAATGTTGACcctgtttctattatactgttcctctgattgttccactcctgattttggcttacaaatactgatgtaaaatactgaccaaatgttgaatgtgtgaacgtggcctaaaactaTGTCATGGGTCATGTTACATCCATAGTCAGCTGATCATTACAGCGTAGGACAGCTATGTAATAAGTATATGCACATACGTATGTAACACAACTCAATTCACTTCAGTCTGGATTGTAATATAATCATAGCATAGAATATTATTGTATAGAGGTATATTTCCGTACTAACCCCTTGCTGGATGTTTGCACTGTTCATATGTATTAGGCTGAGCTGTGGATGCTGCTATCAGTCCTGGCTAGAAATGTTTCCATGTGTTCATTCCGTCACCCATCAGCTCAAAGGCTGGTGATTTCATGGCAGCCGAGGACCTACTGAAGAACTCTGAACTTGCCACATCTGAATCATATAGGAGATAGTCAATCATACAACAGACTTCAATATTACAGTATTTCTGTGCATTGTATAGGCAAGCAAGAGACTGAAGGTTTAATTTTCCTAAGAGACAAATTAAAAATTCCCACTTTGACAACTACCATGTGAAGTTTCCTTGAGTTCCTTTGGGCATTTCAGTCTTCTTCTACACCCCAATGACATACTGATCGGGAATCTAGATTATGAATCCCAATTGGGAAAGTGATGAAGATGTCGGTAAACTACTGATGAATATGTTGGTGCTTTATTAGTGAGTAAAATAATTCTTTAGTTTGTTTCAGGAGCTTTTTCTTATGGTATCACCCTCTGACAAGTTTATAGAACCATTTGAAGAATTCTTTAGTTTCTGGGTTAAGCATTGATTTCCCTCCTTTGAACCTGCCAGCTGGAACCAGATAACGCACCAACATGAAATTCTCTAAAATATTGCATTCATCCTATTGTTGTTGTCATCTGATATCTCCAAATCAAACCTTTATGGGGACAGGACAAGGTACAGAATACTGTAATCTTCATACTTTGACAGGCAGCACATTTAAGATGTAATATACTTTTGGGAACTTAGGATGGATAACTATGGTTTGAAAGCTGgagttttttttaaagggaacttgtctccTAATTCACCCAAGTGCAGGAAAAAAGAATCAGATCCTAGCTGCATGATTGCAGTCAGGCATATCTTTCTCTGAAACTCTTTTGTTTTAGAACAAATATCTAGTTGTGGGCCAAAGCTGGAGCTCTGATGAATGGAAATGAGACATGTCCGACTTCACCCCTGGCCGGCTCTTCTCAGAGCCACAGCATGGGATTTTTCTCAGCATTACAACGGAAATCAAGATAATACAGGTTCAATTCACTTAAGAGGacaaattaaaaatgtaaaaaaaaccattaaaaaaatcCAACCACACCTCTAAACAACTATGCACATACACTGTATAgaactgtcaatcacctggaggaGTGCTGGGAAGAGCTGACTGGGGCAGAACCGGGCTAATCTGTTCTCTGTCAATGAACCTCGTATCAACAAAGTATATGTTCTCTGAAATACAggtgcatttcagagaaaaatataactTGCTGCGATCATGCAGACAAGATCTGCTTTAGGCCTTCTTCACACGTCCTGGtgtttccagtactggaaaaaacagtactggtgagatccgtgttCTGTGTGccttctgtatgtatgtatgtgacatctgtatgacatcagTGTATCTGCTTGCTGTCCGTGTGTCCCATCCATGTGGCTGAGGGACACGAACTGGCGCCTGAAAGAAGCAGTACTGTTCGTACTGTTCTCAGGAGCTGGGTGCTGAAAGCAAATTTcttcattgtcgcctggtctccctgagatcatcACGATCAGGCGACATTGATGGGCGTTGTAGTCAGCGCATcgtgtataaaaaagaaaaaaaaaatgtgggctcCAAATTAATTTtttgaaccagcagagggaaagtcgaccTCTGGGGCTGATGTTAAGATTCTGGGAaaagggccaatagccataaatgttcccaggctattaatatcagcttacagctttTTGGTTCGCCTTTACTGGTAATAATAGGGGAGACCATCCAAAAAATTGACATGGAATCTCTCCTATTAtcaaaaaccagcaaaggctaaacagacagctgcaagctgataataatagcctgtaAAGGGGCcgtggattttggccccctcccagactgaaaacatcagctctcagccatccatATGATGcgcaaattctggcacttagtctccgCTCTTCCTACTTTCCTCATTGACCAGCTCACAGTGAACTGAGCGTGGTTAGAGCTGGCAGTAACCTCTATGACATTACTGCTTGCCACTGAAGATGCACCCCAAGCTCAGCTCAGTGTGTCCTAGATTCTTGGATGAGCAGttgcatcatgccactgctcagccatgTAATGCCAATGTAGCAGAGTTGAACTTCTTTGTGTGACAAATGGATTGTCGTTTGACAGATgaggaatatgtttttttattattttcatttttacattaataaatgggaAAATTAGGGTGgggtatattttttaaaattaaaatgcTTTATTCTTGCTGGGTATTTTTTGcaatctgactatggggttagtaatggggctgtCTTATAGACAGCACTCCATCAGTAAACCTGAGCTTTATATCAGCTGAGAATgcaaagctgacatcaatcccaacccaattaccccacttgccaccacactagGGCAAGTGGGAGGAGTGAGGCTAAGTgtcatggatgcaccatttctgaggtggctgagggCTAATGTTGATAGtctgggaggggaccaatatccattgcttcttcctaggctattaatatcaacccacagctattTGTTTAGCCTTTGTTTattagaatttatagggggactaTATGTAATTCTTTTTCTGGGCTCCCTGTAAAgtgaccagtaaaggctaagcaaacagctattagctgctattaatagcctgggaaccttttgggatattgtcctctTTCCCAGATTAGTAATATCCGTACCCAGCAGTGGGCTTTCACCCTGTTGGCTATCAAAATTATGCTGGagaccatgccattttttaaaaattaagtcTTTATTTTTAAACACAATGTACACAGAGTGTGCTAAATATAACTCCCATCATTGTTGCCTTGTCACTCTGATCTCAGGGAGACTAGTCGGAAATGATCAAATCTGTCTTCATGGCTCTGCGCCTGGAAACAGCGAGAACTGTACAACTTTTTCCAAGGTGCTGGTGCgtgtcacgctgatgacacacaattgTGTCATAAGTGTTCGCGTGTGTGGCACGCATTTTGACCGTGCTGTgtgaaaaaactgacatgtctgctgGTTTTTCACATGGACTGTGTGACATGTGACATGTGCAAAACCTGACATATGCGCACCACTTGTGAATACAATGGGTACGCATGTGTCTGTAAATGCGGTCCTTAAAAAACGGACAGCATGCAGAtgcaaaaaacggatgtgtgaagggggcttTATGCTGATCCTTGCTTGGGCAGCATGATTCAAGTGACACattcactttaaggctatgtgaacactttgcggattccattgcggatttttccacggGGATTCTGAAACATCCACAGGTGAaacaccctgcgttttacctgcgggttatctgcagatttactgcggattttgtgcggatttcacctgcatttttacacctgccgattccaattatggaacaggtgtaaaatgctgcggaatccacacaaagaattgacatgctgcggaaaataaaccgcagcgtttccgcacggaattttccgcagcataggcacagtggattttgttttccataggttaacatggttactgtacaacgcatggaaaactgctgcggatccgcagccaaatccgcaacgtgcgcacataccctaaggctgtttTATCTTTTGTCCTTGTTAGCCTTATTTCTTCAGAAAACTCCATATTGTTAAAGCATCTCCACGGGAAGATAAAAGCAAGACTGGTTTTATGCAACCAAAGCACCACATCTGTCCTCGGGTTGTATGTGGCATTGCAGCTTAGTTCCTTACATATCAAAGGAGCTGAGCAGCAATAACAGACACAACCTGTGCAGAAGGGTGGCACTATTTCTGCAAAGAGGGAGCAGCATTTTTCCAAAACTTTAAAATTTGCTTAAAGAGCATTTTTCATGCTAACAGTCATATTAACTATCTTAAAGTAAGTTACATTGTTTTATGTCATATTATATGCTCTATTATTATTAAATAATCGCTGACATCGGTGGCCCTCAAGACCGGGTTGTGATCATCGCCGTAGCTCTGGTGCCTGctagacttaggcctctttcacacgtcagtgtctccggtacgtgtagtgacagttttctcacataccagagacactgacacacgtagacccattcaaattaataggtctatgcacatgtctccgtgttttcacggaccgtgtgtccgtgtgcaaaacacggagacatgttcgtttttctcccgcagcacgtactgcaatacgtcctgcacacgtgcacacggagaacagtgtgcactctcctccgtgtgcacgtaccgcccgcaggagagacagcgctacactaagcgctgtcccccccacatgtggtgctgaaggcagaattcatctcttctcccccagcgttcgttggagagaagagatgaaagatctttttttttttttgggtgaaaaataaagtttgcatgtgccccccgcctccccccccagtgcgccgcctggccccttgccgaagaaatattcacctagctcccgcgatgtctcctctgtcctctcagcgctggccccttctcctgtgtgagcagtcacgtggtaccgctcattacagtcagggaatattcactgactgtaataagcggtaccacgtgaccgctcacacaggagaagctgccagcgcggagaggacagaggagacatcgcgggagctaggtgagtatttcttcggcaaggggccaggcggcgcgctGGGGGggtaggcggggggcacatgcaaactttatttttcaccaaaaaaaaaaagaaaagatctttcatctcttctcttcaacgaacgctgggggagaagagatgaattctgccttcagcaccacatgcggcggggacagcgcttagtgtagcgctgtctctcctgcacggtccgtgtggtcctcaggcggcacacgggcggcacacggatgccgcacgtgtgccacactgatgtgccacttgagcacatggacacacggacacggataactccggtaccgatttctccggtactggaattatctggacgtgtgaaaccgcccTTATAAAGTATTCTCATGGACCACATGTGGCCCACAGGCCATGTATTTGAGACACTTGCACTAGCCACAAGCCAAAATTGTGCACTTTTGAAATCCGTTTGCCCAGTATATTTTTACATACTGTTTGCTTTACGGTTTTACTCCTTTATAGAAAACATAATCTTGTGTATGGCTTTCTATAGAAAATGGATGTTAGGACATTCGACCAAACTGTGGCTACTAATGGGCATATACAGCCTGGGCATATATAGAGTGTTTCTATTTTGTTTGATGGTAGGTAtgactgtcatgctgctgcagtgcagtacagcacaacctccaccagggggagcttgtgagGGAAGTaaggctgcacacacagagtagcaccacagagcagcagcacaggtaccaccaagtggcgagagagtggtcagacaagcagagTAAAAAAAACAGTCAGAaacagaagtaccagaggtcgcaGCAGTACACGTGGTCGGGAACAAGCCAAGGGGTTCAGCAAGAGTCGGAAgcagataagacaaagacagaaggcagaagcgaatCCAGATACAAGCCAaagtcaaaaccagggaatcaaaccaacttacagggaaacactgggaaagggcagacagagggagtcaacagacatggagcaagtcagggatcacagcaggacaaatcagtatCTACCAGAGTCAGGTGCACATGCCAAAggcagagctatagctgacactgccagcaggatgcatcagagctaaatagcaaacctgaacccagaatgaggcagagcaaagttaacccttgacatgatccgcccggaaaaagggcagacaggacaaaACCCGGTACGGATTATGACAGTGACGTTCCTCATACTGAAGGTAATTCTGAAGATGTCGCCTTATACTTTttcttttgtagtttttttaattaCGTATCTTTGTTATTATTTTGTGttacaatttttttattatatACATTATACACAGATTCAAAACTTGGAGGACAGTTCTGCAAAGTCATAATACTAACCTCCAAACCATCATCCCACCAAGCCGTCATCATTTTTTCATACATATTTATTCTCTATCTATCTTCTGTCAGAAGAAACACAAAATATTCTGCAGTATTGAACAGAGATTGTACCTTGTCTAATTTTATTTGATCTCAGTCAAACATTCAATCCAATGTCATCAgaagacaactagtgatgagcgagtgttctcgttactcaagattccccgagcatgctcgggtggtctccgagtattttggcgtgcttggagatttagtttttgtcaattcAGCTGcaagatttgcagctgctagacagcctgaatacatgtggggattccctaacaaacaggcaacccctacatgtagttaagctgtctagcagccgcaaatcatgcagctgcgtcgacaaaaactaaatctccaagcatgccgaaatactcggagaccacccaagcatgctcggggaatcttgagtaacgagtatactcgctcatcactaaagacaaCCAGTCACAATGAATTTAGAGTGCGGAAGAAAATTTGGAAAACCTAGAGAGGTCCCATAAATGAGGGAGAAGATACATGATCCATAGAGTAATATACTTGTTGGGGTTTGACCCCAGTAGCTCCAAGGTTACAAGAAAGCAATGGTAGCTACTAGGTTACTATTACCAGGTTACAAACTAAGAGAAAATAAACTGCAAGCAAATGCAATcaccttaggattttttgaatgcatccattTCCAGTGAAAATATATtactaaaagttaatttattttctcaaaaaaaaaaacaaacaaacaaaaaaaatgtttaaaatgtacccctttctgacctcggatgggacagtacgtccaaggtcagatcccctgctttgatgcgagctccggcggtgagcccgcatcaaagccgggacagctgacatgtgccagcaatagcgacgggtcaaactctgacagcggcatttaaccatcgggctggaaatgagcgcatcgccgaccccgtcaaatgatcgggggtcagcgatacgtctgcatagtaaccatagaggtccttgagacttctatggttgttgatgccggattgctgtgagagtcaccctgtggtcggcactcatagcaatgcaggaattcagctacataggagcgatctgatgatcgctgctatgtagctgagccaatccagtggtgccagcttctagcctcccatgggcactattgaagcatggcaaaagttaaaaaggttaaaaaaaatgtgaaaaaaataaaaaaaaaatctaaaagtttaaatcacccccctttctccccattcaaaataaaacaataaaaaaatcaaacctacacatatttggtatcgccgggttcataatcgcccgatttatcaataaaaaaaagcattaacctgatcgctaaacagcgtagcaagaaaaaaatttgaaactccagaattacgttttttttggtcaatgcagcattgtattaaaatgcaataacgggcgatcaaaagaacttatctgcacaaaagtggtatcaaagtgtcagcttggcacgcaaaaaatcaccccagatcacaaaaaatggagacgctacgggtatctgaaaatggcgcaatttttatttttttttagcaaaatttggatttttttttcaccacttagataaaagagaacctagacatgtttggtgtctatgaactcgtaatgacctggagaatcataatggctggtcagttttagcatttagtgaacttagtaaaaaagccaaacaaaaaacaagtgtgggattgcacttttctttgcaatttcaccgcacttggaatttttttcccgctttctagtacacgacatggtaagaccaatgatgtcgttcaaaagtacaacttgttttgcaaaaaataagccctcacatggccatattgacagaaaaataaaaaaggtatggctctgggaaggaggggagcaaaaaacgaacacggaaaaacggaaaatcccaaggtcatgaaggggttaaaatacagtacaacacgtttcggctgctatttttacagtgcagccttcattaGGTCACAAAAAAGCAAGCAACATACAAAAGAACTATAAAGTGATGTTACAacctcaaagctttcttatttttgaaGGTTCCAAGAAGGGATTAGCTGGGCGGGACCCGAAATCTGTCACTCGGGTTCTCCTCTTTTACACATATCTACATGGTAGTGTCTAAAGAGACTCAGTTTtctaatatataatatacataagaAGAACCCGTGTGACATAAAGCAAAAAGGGTTAAGTTAACATTGAAAAGGAAGGGTGCTTATGACTAGAACTGGTAGATCTTTGATATCTATGCAGCAGATGATAGATAAGTAGGCAGAATTTGAACATTCACTGTACAATGCCTCATAatcgtattatcttttcactgagtCACATGGATGCTTTGCTTTATCTGCTGGATATATTACAGAGAATTCAGTTTCTGACTTTTGAAATAAAACTCGTCTTTCTCGGTGATGGACTCCAACAACACAAAGACGTAACGATTTGCCTCTTTTGTAAGAAAGAAGATCCAAGACAATGTAATTAAGACAAATCTATTAGGTAAGATATTTTATACtaatttatgttgttttttattattaagAAATTAATTTTGTAAGTAACTGCTATTATTTTTGTTTTACCAATTCCTATTTACAGCCTGTGATATAATCTAGAGctgtattcacaattctgctgAAATCTCCAAGCATACCCTGCTTGGTCAGTATGTGCACTGGACATGTTCTAGTTCAGTGATTTCCAAGCCTTTTACCAAGGGCAACACCAATATTGTAGTCCCTGTCCTAAGTAACTTCTGCTAACATTTCTATGTATGAGCATTGGGTGGGGAAATTATTCAATATTTTGGctgaaatctgctaactactttgcCTTAGCTCATAAAATGTATATTTAAGGCAGAAATTGGTTTGAGATGCAGACTTTGGAAAGAAGCAGAGGTGTAACTTAGgtatatagaatcatagaatgttagagtcggAACCTCCAGgtccatcatgtccaaccccctcctCAATGCAATGTTCTAAGTACCCACCGGGGTAGAGGTGTGCTCCAAAATGGCACCTTGTCTTGGCTATTCTCAAGTTTTAAAATGATCCCTGATCTGGAGGTCCAACTGCGGGGATCCCTACCGATCCTGAGGACCAAGGGAATGAAAAGCCACTTATAAATGGAGCACCAATTGACCATATGCACTGCCACTCTGTTCATTCTTGTGGGAGTGTCGAAGACCAGTCGAGGGTAGTGCTCAGCTATATACAGTGGTCCCTGTAAAAATAAATGTGCATCATCAACCAATTCACACAATTCACACAGCCCTGACTCTCGGGATAGGTGGGGATCCCTGGGGTCATACCCTTATCAATTGGTAAAATATCCCCTAACCCATGGATAAGAGATAACATACAAACTTAAGAGTATCCCTTTAAGGAGCCCTTGTTGGATAGAATTGTAGAAATGCACTCTCTAAATTGGGTACTGTATGAGATGACCTGAATATGAGGCACTTCATTTGAATTGATAAAATAAGATTTGTCGCATTTTTATACTGATACAATTTGTTTATGTTTAGGTTCTTCGCTTTCTCTCTCATGCAATATTAATGGTTCTTTTTGCATCTGTATCGTCAGTTACCATCATTCTCATCATCAGTGGATCCTTGGAACCATCATGGATCTCCATAACGTGAcagatatttatttttattttgactaCACAGAGCATGGTGATTATATTGAtgttggggtaacagcatacttcaAAATCTTTTACGTTCTTCAGATCCTCGCCATAAGTTGCTACAGTGTCATCATTCTGATGGGATTAGCTGGGAATTGTCTTGTCATCTGGATTTCTGGCTTTAAGATGAAAACCATCAGTGCTGTGTGGTTCCTTAACCTGGCCATTG contains:
- the LOC143770426 gene encoding chemerin-like receptor 2 isoform X1 is translated as MSDAVRMSHPSFSMPSAAAPSHLLNVPESWTQHLVLSSGNPCILSIKKMENYSNLDVNITWKKYCNINCNITADSNITGIASAVICALVFLLGTTINCFVLWFKVFKMEKTYRATLSLHLFIAGFIFSLIRPLDMVYFALDIHWPFGSFICRLDGAIFYLYMFGSVFIHTLYSIDYWLVIMFPFRYISYRTVKLASKELLGIWIFSLGLCVPYFIFKDTYNCPNSTKCVYGVQHNKTIQYQSIVTIAFVLGFIVPFLVIISCVIITGFFYHRKKPSRYTTSLKLIFSLQIIYGLCWLPYHVFSFLSSFATEERISNSSIDKGLNLTMALSSLTTFINPLLYAFFSPDFQKAFSIQSMLKEKYGTQKYPAEKIMKQVNDKQAI
- the LOC143770426 gene encoding chemerin-like receptor 2 isoform X2, which produces MTSWNPRSPEIFIKCILSIKKMENYSNLDVNITWKKYCNINCNITADSNITGIASAVICALVFLLGTTINCFVLWFKVFKMEKTYRATLSLHLFIAGFIFSLIRPLDMVYFALDIHWPFGSFICRLDGAIFYLYMFGSVFIHTLYSIDYWLVIMFPFRYISYRTVKLASKELLGIWIFSLGLCVPYFIFKDTYNCPNSTKCVYGVQHNKTIQYQSIVTIAFVLGFIVPFLVIISCVIITGFFYHRKKPSRYTTSLKLIFSLQIIYGLCWLPYHVFSFLSSFATEERISNSSIDKGLNLTMALSSLTTFINPLLYAFFSPDFQKAFSIQSMLKEKYGTQKYPAEKIMKQVNDKQAI